From Patescibacteria group bacterium, one genomic window encodes:
- the glmS gene encoding glutamine--fructose-6-phosphate transaminase (isomerizing) encodes MCGIIGYVGKKQALPIVMEGLKRLEYRGYDSSGVVVLNKGAEVVKTKGRIEDLREKLGDIQGTTAIGHCLPPDTLIQLADGSIKEIGKIKSGEKVLCLNTKSLKFVNGRAKVFKHKSPTSLLAVKTNSTLFKATKEHKMLVFKDGHITYKRAKELSMGDILIVPKRIDIKGGKLTFPEADTRRYYELPDSSVEKMKLVLKQRKLSKIEAARAIGISASYLGHILKNDRKCREDQLKKLSKFFQGYGLEKEAMPIDTSWGKFITLPRRSTPELMQIIGYFLGDGTAQPKSIRFKDMDKDLLEEYKKLIHQVFNVEGRIVSQNDTRAYLLEVNSTYLSRWFKENVVLGKQKLLEEMGRASLREIAAFLRGLFDAEGCVATQSKQIALKLADERIARTIQFLLLRFGILSSFSKAGRRIKGWLPVSGVVFSDWQSVKKFQESVGFSSALKSAKLSKLLKTLSKNRLNFSFKFFPFTKKEIYKRYNAFLKDSSVEIKKKLSPRDESFLTRRILEEIVDYQSKEKGNDLIKDISRFLNCDVVFQPIKQIKKVRSTFEFLYDLEVSPHSNFIANGVVSHNSRWATHGKPSDLNAHPLWDCKKEIFVVHNGIIENYKQLKEELIARGHKFISETDTEVLPHLIEENYKGNPSASSGQALEEAVRLSLQKIVGAYAIAVVCEKEPNKIVFARQSSPLLVALGEGENFIASDATAILGYAKQVIYLDDGEMGVITPDDFQVFTLENKEVKKSFHKIEWDIEQAEKSGYPHFMLKEIFEGPETIENAIRGRMILKDGMAKLGGLEPVIDKLKKIDRIVIVAMGTAFLAGKVGEYMLEEYAGIPVEVENASEFRYKKSIINKNDAVLAISQSGETADTLFAVKEAKRKGALTLGIVNVVGSSIAREVEAGVYNHAGPEIAVASTKAFISQLTILALLTVFLGRQRNMSLVTGKRILEELEKLPELCKKILEKKEDIKSLAEKYFAYKNFLYLGRKYNYPVACEGALKLKEISYIHAEGMPAGEIKHGPIAMIDKDFPSFVVALKDSVYEKNVSNIEEIKARDGKVIALATEGDDLSTDDVVFVPKTLEMLSPILSVIPLQLFAYYISVKKGLDVDKPRNLAKSVVVE; translated from the coding sequence ATGTGCGGAATAATAGGTTATGTTGGTAAAAAGCAGGCCCTTCCTATAGTTATGGAAGGACTTAAGCGTCTTGAATATAGGGGCTATGATTCAAGCGGCGTTGTGGTTTTGAATAAGGGGGCCGAAGTCGTAAAGACAAAAGGAAGAATAGAAGATTTAAGAGAGAAGTTAGGGGACATTCAAGGCACTACAGCCATAGGACATTGCCTTCCTCCAGATACTCTAATTCAATTGGCTGATGGCAGTATTAAAGAAATCGGCAAAATTAAATCAGGAGAAAAGGTTTTATGTTTAAATACTAAGAGTTTAAAATTTGTTAACGGCAGAGCAAAGGTTTTTAAACACAAATCACCCACTTCTCTGCTTGCAGTAAAAACAAACTCAACTTTATTTAAGGCCACCAAGGAACACAAGATGCTAGTTTTCAAGGATGGCCATATAACATATAAGAGAGCGAAAGAGCTTTCTATGGGTGACATTCTAATCGTTCCCAAGAGGATAGATATTAAGGGAGGAAAGCTAACTTTTCCTGAAGCTGATACGAGGAGATATTATGAGCTCCCTGATAGCTCAGTTGAAAAAATGAAGCTTGTCTTGAAACAGAGGAAGTTATCAAAAATAGAGGCAGCGAGAGCCATTGGCATAAGCGCCTCCTATTTAGGCCACATATTGAAGAACGATCGTAAATGTAGAGAGGATCAGCTTAAAAAGTTATCTAAATTTTTTCAAGGCTATGGATTAGAAAAAGAAGCGATGCCAATAGATACATCTTGGGGTAAATTTATCACCCTACCCAGAAGGAGTACGCCTGAGTTAATGCAGATTATTGGTTATTTCCTTGGGGACGGCACGGCTCAGCCCAAGAGTATCAGATTCAAGGATATGGATAAGGATTTATTGGAGGAATATAAAAAATTAATTCATCAGGTTTTCAATGTTGAGGGTCGCATAGTCTCTCAAAATGATACCAGAGCTTATTTACTAGAGGTCAACAGCACTTATCTTTCTAGATGGTTTAAAGAGAATGTGGTTCTCGGCAAGCAGAAGCTATTAGAAGAGATGGGCAGAGCTTCTTTGCGCGAGATAGCAGCTTTTTTAAGAGGATTATTCGACGCAGAAGGTTGTGTGGCCACACAAAGCAAGCAGATAGCTCTTAAATTGGCAGATGAGAGAATAGCAAGAACAATCCAATTTTTATTGCTTAGATTTGGAATCTTGAGTTCTTTTTCTAAAGCAGGGAGGAGAATTAAGGGCTGGCTGCCTGTTTCTGGGGTAGTGTTCAGCGATTGGCAAAGCGTTAAGAAATTTCAGGAGTCTGTTGGGTTTTCTTCAGCCCTAAAATCAGCCAAACTTAGTAAACTTTTAAAAACCTTATCCAAGAATCGCTTGAATTTCAGTTTTAAGTTTTTCCCTTTTACTAAAAAAGAAATTTATAAAAGATACAATGCATTTCTTAAGGATAGTAGTGTAGAAATTAAGAAGAAATTAAGCCCAAGAGATGAGAGTTTTCTTACTCGCAGAATCTTAGAAGAGATTGTTGATTACCAATCTAAAGAGAAGGGCAACGATTTAATTAAAGATATTAGTAGATTCTTGAATTGTGATGTTGTGTTCCAGCCAATAAAACAGATTAAAAAAGTACGATCAACTTTTGAATTTCTCTATGACTTAGAGGTTTCTCCTCATTCTAATTTTATTGCTAATGGAGTTGTATCTCATAATTCAAGATGGGCAACGCATGGAAAGCCCTCTGACCTTAACGCTCATCCTCTTTGGGATTGCAAAAAAGAAATCTTTGTTGTTCACAATGGAATAATTGAAAATTATAAGCAACTTAAAGAAGAATTAATAGCGCGAGGGCATAAATTTATTTCAGAAACAGATACAGAAGTTTTGCCTCATTTGATTGAAGAAAATTATAAGGGCAACCCTTCGGCAAGCTCAGGGCAAGCTTTAGAAGAGGCCGTCCGCTTGTCTCTCCAGAAAATTGTTGGCGCTTATGCTATTGCTGTGGTTTGTGAAAAAGAACCAAATAAAATTGTCTTTGCCAGGCAATCCAGCCCGTTGTTAGTTGCTTTAGGCGAAGGAGAGAATTTTATTGCCTCTGATGCTACGGCAATATTGGGTTATGCTAAACAAGTTATCTATTTAGACGATGGAGAAATGGGAGTAATCACTCCTGATGATTTTCAAGTTTTTACTTTAGAGAATAAAGAAGTCAAGAAAAGTTTTCATAAGATAGAATGGGACATAGAGCAGGCAGAAAAATCCGGTTATCCTCATTTTATGTTAAAAGAGATTTTTGAAGGTCCAGAAACAATTGAAAATGCTATAAGAGGAAGAATGATATTAAAAGATGGAATGGCTAAGCTTGGGGGATTAGAACCAGTTATAGACAAGCTAAAAAAAATAGACAGAATTGTTATTGTTGCCATGGGAACCGCTTTTTTAGCTGGAAAAGTGGGCGAATATATGCTTGAAGAATATGCTGGCATTCCCGTAGAAGTAGAAAACGCTTCAGAATTTAGATATAAAAAATCAATTATTAATAAGAATGATGCGGTCTTAGCAATTTCCCAGTCAGGAGAAACCGCTGATACTCTTTTCGCAGTAAAAGAAGCCAAAAGAAAGGGCGCCCTTACTTTAGGCATTGTTAATGTGGTTGGCTCAAGCATTGCCAGAGAAGTTGAGGCAGGTGTTTACAATCACGCTGGTCCGGAAATAGCAGTCGCCTCTACTAAGGCCTTTATTTCCCAACTAACTATCTTAGCTCTTTTAACTGTGTTTTTAGGTAGGCAAAGGAATATGTCTTTAGTAACAGGCAAGAGAATTTTAGAAGAATTAGAGAAATTACCAGAACTTTGTAAAAAGATTTTAGAGAAAAAAGAAGACATTAAGAGCTTAGCAGAGAAATATTTTGCTTATAAAAATTTTCTTTATCTTGGTAGAAAATACAACTATCCAGTTGCTTGTGAAGGCGCTTTAAAACTAAAAGAAATTTCATATATCCATGCTGAAGGCATGCCAGCAGGAGAAATAAAACATGGGCCCATTGCTATGATTGATAAGGACTTCCCTAGTTTTGTCGTTGCTTTAAAAGATAGTGTTTATGAAAAGAATGTTTCTAATATTGAGGAAATAAAAGCCAGAGACGGAAAGGTTATCGCTTTAGCAACAGAAGGAGATGATTTATCAACTGATGATGTTGTATTCGTGCCTAAAACCTTAGAAATGCTTAGCCCAATTTTATCAGTTATTCCTCTTCAACTTTTTGCTTATTATATTTCGGTAAAAAAGGGCTTAGATGTGGACAAGCCAAGAAACTTGGCGAAATCAGTCGTGGTAGAGTAA
- a CDS encoding indolepyruvate ferredoxin oxidoreductase subunit alpha — MNWENIFLKKQSGKEILLGNNAIIRAALEAGVQFVSTYPGTPTSEIGDGFSLLKKADKGSFYFEYSINEKVALEAGIGASFSNLKTLVAMKNFGLNVASDALLPFVYTGTRGPTVIVVADDPSCHSSGQEEENTRGFASLAHIPILEPSDSQECKDFTKIAFNLSEKFEIPVILRLTTRVAHQSSIVKLGKIEKADRKVGFKKDYKKFVTMPPRVLEMHQELLDKISKIRKESEQSAINLIDDSSVSAKIGIITSGVSYLHTKEALQSLNLKIPILKLGFFHPLPENKISKFIRPLERVLIIEELDPYLEKEIKILAKDVNPKLEIMGKGLLPEVGELKPEQVMEAIAKVAEKKYQAPKIKLPVSIKRFPNLCPGCPYWSVFNGVKQAIKESGLKNEDIVFGGGIGCYMLASFAPHNIQDYLLCMGSSIGIAHGIKKADKKQKLISFVGDSSFFHAGIPALINVVHNQSNPLIILMDNQITAMTGQQPYPGIAESGRKEKGQKVKLEEIVRACGVKYLKIIEPAEDYKNFVKTVKEFIKKETVAVIIVRRPCIRIKR, encoded by the coding sequence ATGAATTGGGAAAATATTTTTTTAAAAAAACAATCCGGAAAAGAAATTCTTTTAGGGAATAACGCTATTATTAGAGCAGCCCTGGAAGCAGGGGTTCAGTTTGTCTCTACTTATCCTGGCACGCCTACTTCGGAAATCGGTGATGGATTTTCCTTGCTTAAAAAAGCAGACAAGGGAAGTTTTTATTTTGAATATTCTATAAATGAAAAGGTTGCTTTAGAAGCAGGAATTGGAGCAAGTTTTTCAAATTTAAAAACATTGGTAGCGATGAAAAATTTCGGTTTGAATGTGGCGAGCGATGCTTTACTGCCCTTTGTATATACTGGAACAAGAGGTCCGACAGTGATAGTCGTGGCAGATGACCCTTCTTGTCACAGTTCTGGACAAGAAGAAGAAAACACCAGGGGATTTGCATCTTTAGCGCACATACCTATTCTTGAGCCGTCTGATTCGCAGGAATGCAAGGATTTTACAAAAATTGCCTTTAATCTTTCTGAAAAATTTGAAATTCCGGTTATCTTGCGTTTGACCACGAGAGTTGCCCATCAAAGCAGTATTGTGAAATTAGGAAAAATAGAAAAAGCGGATAGAAAAGTAGGATTTAAAAAGGATTATAAGAAATTCGTTACTATGCCGCCAAGAGTCCTGGAAATGCATCAGGAGCTTTTGGATAAGATTAGTAAAATTAGAAAAGAGTCAGAACAGTCAGCAATAAATTTAATTGATGATTCGTCAGTTTCTGCCAAAATTGGAATAATCACTTCAGGTGTGAGCTATTTGCACACAAAAGAAGCTCTCCAATCGCTCAATTTAAAAATTCCTATTTTGAAATTAGGATTTTTCCATCCTTTGCCGGAAAATAAAATATCGAAATTTATAAGACCCTTGGAAAGGGTTTTGATAATAGAAGAATTAGACCCGTATTTGGAAAAAGAAATAAAGATTTTAGCAAAAGATGTTAATCCCAAATTAGAAATCATGGGCAAGGGATTATTGCCTGAAGTTGGAGAGCTAAAGCCAGAGCAGGTTATGGAAGCAATCGCCAAAGTGGCTGAAAAGAAATATCAGGCACCCAAAATTAAGCTACCTGTTAGCATAAAAAGGTTCCCCAATCTTTGCCCTGGCTGTCCCTATTGGTCTGTTTTTAACGGCGTTAAGCAGGCGATTAAAGAATCGGGCTTGAAAAATGAGGACATTGTATTCGGAGGAGGAATCGGTTGTTATATGCTTGCTTCTTTTGCTCCGCACAATATTCAAGATTATTTGCTTTGCATGGGTTCTTCCATAGGCATAGCTCATGGCATTAAGAAAGCAGATAAAAAACAAAAATTAATTTCTTTTGTCGGTGATTCAAGTTTTTTTCACGCTGGAATCCCCGCCCTAATCAATGTTGTTCACAACCAATCCAACCCCTTGATTATTTTGATGGACAATCAAATTACAGCAATGACTGGTCAACAGCCGTATCCAGGTATTGCTGAATCAGGAAGAAAAGAAAAAGGACAGAAAGTTAAATTAGAAGAAATTGTGAGAGCGTGCGGAGTGAAATATTTAAAAATTATTGAGCCAGCAGAGGATTATAAAAATTTTGTGAAAACAGTAAAGGAGTTTATTAAAAAGGAAACAGTGGCTGTTATTATTGTTCGTCGTCCTTGTATTAGGATAAAGAGATGA